TTTTGCTCGCCTGAGAGCACCAAGCCGCGCTTTGCTGCGCTGGCGAATGCAGCGTTTCGTTGGGTATCGCTGACGTTGTGTTTGGTTCGTGCGGCTATTGCGTCAGCAGCGCGATGCAGGCGTTGTTCGGTCTCGATCATTGCCCGTGATGTGAACCGGTCCTGCCCGCGCCCGTCTTTGCCTAGACCGATCAGGTCGGAGCAACTGCACACCGCATTGTAGGCCGCGTCAAACTGCTCCTTGCCGTCGCTGTGGCGGTGAACAAATGCGGCAAGATCGCGCCTGGTGAAGGTGGCTTGCTGGTGCGTGATCGCATCGAACGCAAGCGCGGGATTGGCGATGATGCGTTCGCCATTGCGCTGGGCGATGGCGCGGTGCTCGTCGATCCGTTCCGCTTCGAGTCCGCGTCCGCCAATGCGCGAGGCTGCGGGACCGATCTTGTCCTGCGGTTCAAGCGCGATGCCTTGCGCGTCCAGGCTGCGATGATCGATCCGCGCATCGATATCGCGTTCCGCCAGCGCGCGGTTCACATGGTTGGCCCAGCGCACGCGCCATTGCGCGATCAGCGTTGTCTTGTTCCAGTCGCGGACCTTTGCGCCAAAGCCGTCCTTGGTGACCTCCCGCATGGTGAGCATGACATGGGCGTGTGGCTTGGCCTTGCCGTCTTCGCCGATATCCCAATGGACATTGAGATCGGCGATCATGCCCTTCTCGACGAACTCGGCTTTCACGAACTCGCGCGCCAGCCTGATGTTGTCCCTCTTCGCCAGCTCGCGGGGCAGTGCGAACTCGACCTCGCGGGCGAGCTGGGCATCCTTGCGCTTCTCTCCGGCCTCGACCGCGTTCCAGAGCGTGGCCCGGTCGGCGAAGGCTTCAGGCGCAGCTTTGGGCAGCATCACTTTGGAATGAAGGACACCTGCCTTGTTCGTGAAGTCATGGGTTCTGTCGATGCGCTCATCGTGCAATCTCTCGCCCGCACGATAGGCTGCCGCCGCCACGGCACTGCGTCCGCTCGACCTTCCGATGACCTTTGCGCTGAAGTGAAAGATTGCCATGTCGGCAATCCAGTTACACTCCAAACGCCACGTCGGCACGACGTATAAGCGCGCCCTCTCATGATAAAATCCTGTTCGGGACTAGGCGGTATCACACTGTCCCGGCGACCTTACTGCATTGAGAAAGCTCACCGATTATCATGGACCCATCACATCAACGATGGAGACATCCCATGCGCAAACCCCGCGATTTTGATTCGGAACTGAAGGCCTTGGCCGACAAGGCAAAGCAGCTGAAGGAACGCCGCGTGCGCGATCTCGGCGCGCTGGTCCTGGCAACCGGAGCCGACGCGCTCGATGCTGAGACTCTTGCAGGCGCGCTGCTCGGTGCTGCCGCCAACACCGACAAGGCGACCGGGGAGGGCTGGCGCAAGCGCGGCGCAGCCTTCTTTCAGGACAAGTCGCGCGACACTGCGAACAGACCTCGCCAGCAGCCGGAAGGCACTCTGCCGACAGGCGGCGGCACGGCATAGGCTTGAGGCGGCAAAGGCAAGAACCGACATGCGCGAATGGCAGGTGAAACGACGCGAACGGACAAAACAACTGATCGAGCTGGGCGGCCTTGTTGCAAAGGCCGATCTGGTCGAACTAATCGACGATGACCGCGCTGCGCTTTACGGCGCCTTGCTCACCGTCGCGGCCAAGCTGCGCGGTCCGGATCGTGCGCAAGCGCTGGTGCTGTTCCGGCGCAAGGGCAAGCGCGCGTTTGAGGCGGAGCAGCAGGGCCGAGTTAGATGAGCGCCATGGTGAACTCTTATGGCTTTCCGTCTGCTGGCTCATGGCAGTTAAGCGCCCTCAATCCAATACCTAGCCATTCAAGATCTTAGTCCCTGATAGCGGACATTCTTTGAGGCCATTCCGGCCAAGGAGAAGGAATATGACTTACTCACAGTTTGATCCGGCGGCACAAGGCCGGGTGCCATGGAACTTTGGCGCAAAGATCGGACCCAAGCGTCCGTTCAATCAGAAGCAGATCTGGGCGATCCGATTCTTCCTCGATCGTGAGCAGCGCGTCAGGGATCGAGCGCTGTTTGATTTGGCGATCGATAGCAAGCTCCGAGGATGTGATCTCGTTGAGCTCAAGATCGGCGACTTGGTAAGCGGACCTGAGATCAGAACGCGTGCAACGATCACTCAGCGCAAGACGGGTAGACCAGTCCAGTTTGAGATAGCCAAGGACGCCAGAGAAAGCTTGTTCGCATGGCTCGAACTTCGAGGGGGCGATGTCGAAGAGTTTGTATTTCCCAGCCGGGTTGATCATTCACGTCATCTTAGCACACGCCAATACGCGAGGCTGGTCGATGAGTGGGTCGAAGCGATAGGGCTAAGACCCGAAGAATACGGAACGCACTCACTTCGCCGAACCGCAGCCTCAACCATTTACAAGGAGACTGGCAACATCCGAGCAATCCAGATCCTTCTTGGTCATTCAAAGATTGAAAACACCGTGCGATATCTCGGTGTCGACATAGAAGACGCGTTGACCTTGGCAGAGAAGACTGAAATCTGACTGGAGTTGGGCGCTGGCCCCAAGTGATCCAGCGTCCACTTCTGGAGGTGAAAGCGCATTGTCCGGTTTAGATGCCCAATCTTGGTTCAGACCAGTTCGCGCTCCCAAAATGAGCCCCTTCTCGCGCCCGCTTGTCGTGGATGGGCAAAACTCTGGCGGGGTCCGGCAAGAGCCCTAGGCAAATTGAGCCTAACTCAGTTGAATGACTGCTCTATTCAACACCCAATCACGCTTTCGGCCCCTCATCGATTTCTGTGCGATTGTTTCGCTCGGTTACCTGCTGAAGATTGTTCTCGACCAGTTCATCTGGCGTTACAGCGGACCGGTCTCGCTCGGGATTATGTTGTCAGTTATCCTCTTCTATCTGAGATCGATGGGAGAAAGCGGGCATGGATTGGCCTTGTCAAGATCAAGTCGAGAAGAGGCTTTGTCCTGCTGCCGTTCCAGACATTACTTGCGCTCTTTGCGATCCTGGCGACCGCCTCCGCTCTTAGCCTCGCTGGTGAAGCGCTTGGATTGGACTTCATGAAGCCCGACAATTCCAGAGCTCAAGATCGCTTTGGTGATGTTGCAGGCAATACGCGGCTCTACATTTTCTGGTTGGCGATAGTTTGGTTCGCCGGTCCCGCTGAAGAATTGTACTTTCGAGGTTTCATGATCGGGAAGCTGCGCGAGGCATTGGGTAACTCGACCTGGGCGAGCGCGCTCAGTGTGCTGATATCCGCCCTGATCTTCGGCCTTGGCCATGTCTACTATTTGGGGCTGCGCGGGCTCGTCACTACCGGCGGCATAGCGGTGACTCTGGGCGTTCTTTATATCCTGCATATGCGCAATATCTGGCCTCTCATGATTGCTCATGCAGCCGCCAACACTCTTACTTTCACGGTGGTCTACCTTCAGCTGCAAGCCTAACTTGCGGTCACTGGCGCAGTTGGTAAGTTGCCCCCAGAGCAGTGGGGCATGCAATGAGCGAGATCACATCTCTCTACGTTCACAAGGTTCTCTCCCATGTTGGTGGAGGCGTTGAGACACGAGACCTGCTGGAGAGCATGGGCGTCCCGACCGATGGAACAATAGACCCCAAGCTGATGGTTGCAGCCGATCAGTTCTATGATTTCTTTGCAACCTTGGCACAGCGCGATCCTGACGGAATTACATTGCCACTTCGCATCGGTGCCACGATGAAGAGTGATGAGTACGGTGCTTTTGGCCTTGCCTGGAAATCTGCACCGAACTTGCGCGGTTCGTTTGTGAGATCGGCGCGCTACGGCCACGTGCTCGGCAACGCAGAAACCTATAGCCTTGAACAAGGCAACGATGGCTGGTTCTTCAGCCTGGATAAGGCAGGCAATACTGGGCCAGGTATGCTTCTTTCAAACGAGGCCAGCATGTCCTCGGTAATGACCATATGCCAAGAAGTTGCTTCTCAGCCCTTTCAGCAGCTTGGTGTCTTCTTCAAGCATGGCGCGCGCGGTGACCCCGCCGTCTATGAGAAGCACTTTAACTGCCCAGTTCATTTTAACTCTGGACGCGACGCATTGCTTGTCAGCGATGAAAGCCTTGATGTGCCCAACAAGCTTGGTGATGAGACCATTGCTCAGTTCTTTGACCAACATCTCGAAGCAGAGCTTGCAAAGCATGCAGAGCCAGAAAGCCTTGATAAGCGAGTGCGCATGGTGGTCGCCAAAATGCTGAGCGAAGGTGTGCCAACCCTTTCAACCGTCGCAGGATCGCTTGGAATGAGCGCGCGGACCCTGCAACGAAGGCTCTCAGATCAAGAAAAGTCCTTTCAAGGCCTCGTGGATCAGGCGCGCAGGGAGCTCTCCCAACAACTGCTTCGTGAGACAAATTATAGCCTTGCAGAGATAGCCTTTCTCACCGGTTTTGCCGAACAAAGCGGCTTTACTCGAGCTTTCAAGCGTTGGGCGGGCGAAACGCCCCGCTCTTATCGTTTGGAGTCACAAACAGGCCGCTGACGCCATCTGCACAAATCTTGTCGTTGTCGGGCAAGAGACACTGAGGCCACTCACCTATCCCAAGCTTGTCTCCAACAAACAGGAACAAGCACATGGCTACTCAAACCGACAATGCACCGATCACCTTGGCAATCGGTGGAACCGGCAAGACCGGAAAGAGAGTTGCGGACCGCCTGATCAAAAAGGGGCACAAGGTTCGCATTGGCTCTCGCTCCTCCTTCCCGTCGTTCGACTGGGACAAAGAAGCAGGTTGGGATGCCGCGCTTGAGGGCGTCTCGAACATCTACATCACTTACTCCCCAGATCTGGCGATGCCAGGGGCGAAGGATGCGATCAGCGCTTTGGTCCAGCGCGCCAAGTTGAAAGGCGTCAAGCGCCTCGTTTTGTTGTCCGGTCGCGGCGAACAGGAAGCGCAGGACTGCGAACAGATTGTGGCGCGAAGCGGCCTCGAATGGACTGTTGTCCGCGCCAGCTGGTTCAGCCAGAATTTTTCTGAAGGTGCCTTTATTGACATGGTGCTTGGCGGAGCGATTACTCTTCCAGCAGGTGACACACCAGAACCGTTTGTCGATGTCGATGACATTGCCGATGTGGCCGTCGCTGCACTCAGCGAAGACGGGCACAATGGCGAGATTTACGAAGTCACAGGCCCAAGGCTGATTACCATGGCTGATATAGCAGCAGACCTCTCTGCTGCGACGGGGCGGGAAATTATCTTCGTCGATGTGCCGCATGACGCTTTCATCGAAGAGCTCACCAAATCTGGCGCCCCCGAAGATGTCATCTGGATGCTCGACTATCTGTTCTCGACGGTACTCGATGGTCGCAATGCGCACCTGACAGACGGGGTTGAGCGCGCGCTTGGCCGCTCACCCAAAGACTTTGCCGACTATGCGCACGAAGTTGCCGCAACCGGTGTGTGGGCAACAGCAGCCTGATCTGGCTGTTCGGAGGCAACCCGGTCGCACTGCCGGTCGAAACCTTCCGAAAAACCAATGAAAGGACACCCAAACCATGACCTATGACTGGCCCCTCTATTTTGCCCTCTTCCTTGCGCTTTGGAGCGCGATTGTCGGAGGCAATTTCTCGGCATTCTCGGAATTCATCATGTCGGCCCTCAAAAAGACTGAGCCAGCTGGCGGCATCGAGGCGATGCAGAATATCAATCGTGACGTGATCAAAACTCAGTTTGTCGCCGGCATCCTCTCGATCGCCACCTTCTCGGCCATCTTTGCGGTCTACAGTCTGTTTGTGTTCGAAGGTGCGGCGCTCGTGACGCTTATCCTGGCGTCCCTGGTTTTTCTGGCCAGCGTCTTTCTGGTGACGATGTTGGGCAATGTTCCGATGAACGACGCGCTTGCTCGCCTCGATCACGACAGTCTCGATGCCCGAATCTACTGGGAGAAGTACATCCGGACATGGACACTGCTCAATCATGCACGGTCCTTCGGCAGCATTCTGACCTCCGGGCTCTATATCATCGCTGCGATCACCCTGATCACCAGCAGCCAGGTTTGACGCCATCCAAGGCGCTGGAGGACATTATGCAGATCAAGCTCCCCCTTCTTGCCGCTGCCGCGGTTGTGGCATTGGCTTCTCCGCTCGCCGCACAAGACCCATTGGAAGCAGTCATCGACACCAGCGATGCAGACCGGTTTGCGGCCTTGTTTCTCGAGACTGAGGAGCAGCCCAGCCGAGAGCGGATCGAAGCCAATTACCTGTCTCAAGCAGGAGAGGGTCTTGCCCTCATGCAGACCACTCGCTTTGGAACAGCTGAGGCTCTCTCCGACGCTATCACAAGGTCTCCGGCCACTTATCGTGACGCCATTCAAAGGTGTCTGCCCATCGCGAAGAGTATGGAGCCTGACTTAAGGGCGACATATCTGGCACTATCGGGACTATTTCCCGATGAAACCTTGCCTCGTGTCGAGGTCGTCATCGGGGCTGGAACTTCTGCCGGAATCGCTTCGCCAAACGTTCAAGTGATCGGGCTTGAAACTTTGTGCGCTGCAAGCCCAACGGAGGCAGAGTTTAGAAGTGCCCTCAGATATTTCTTCGCGCATGAACCGGTTCATTCCCTCCAGCCGCCGTTAGACGAGACCACGTTGGGGAACGACCCTCTGCTTACTTTGGCTTTGCATGAAGGCGTTGCGGACATGATCGCGGCCTTGGTCTTGGGTCGCATTCCCGATGCCGAGCGTGATGCTTGGGCCATGACCCGTAGGGATGCACTGTTCCGGCAGTTTCATGCGGACCGGGAAATCATTCGTGCAAGCGTCGCACGCGGAGAGACATTAGCCACTTTCTCTCCCGAAGCGCGCTCAGCCCTTGGCCGCTGGTTCTTCAACCACAACCGGGTCGCAAAGGACTGGCGCAGCGATCTTGGATACTGGATCGGCCGCCAGATGGCCTTGGCATATGTCGATCACGCGCCGGACAAACGAAAGGCCATCGAGGAACTTGTCCAAGGAATTGATCCAATGACTGTTCTGCAAGCCTCCGGCCTATCGGACCCTAACGAATTTGGAGGGCAGTGAGATGCGGACCACTCTAATGCATATTGGTGCAGCCATTGGTTGTTGCACGTTGTGGGGCGCTGCCGTCTTCGCAGGCCTCGATCAAGGCTGGGGAGATTCTGCGCTCGCCGAAAGTGGAGATGCCATCGAATTTGCACGGGCCGCGCAATCCATCGCCGAGGACAAAAACATCGGCAATGTAAGCTTTGTCTTGATTGAGGGTGGCGAGACCGCCTCTGAATTTCACCTGTCCAACGGTGATGCGGTCGACGCTCAGTCAGTCTTCCAGGTAGCCTCGCTCGGCAAATGGCTGACGGCTTGGGGTGTCATGGCCCTGTTCGAAGAGGGACAGCTTGACCTCGATGCGCCGGTCTCGGACTATCTCTCGCGCTGGACACTCCCGGCTTCGGAATTTGATGCATCAGGCGTTACAGTGAGGCGTTTGCTGAGCCACACAGCCGGTCTTAGCGACGGTCTTGGTTATGACGGGTTCGATGCAGCGCAGGATCGCCAATCTCTAGAGGCTTCGCTGACTAAGGCTGTGGATGCATCTCCCGGCAATGATGGGAGAACTCTTCTGGGTAGCGAGCCTGGCTCAGGCTTCGCTTACTCGGGAGGCGGCTACACCTTGCTTCAACTCCTGATCGAAGAGGTCTCTGGTAAGTCGTTCGCTGAATACATGGATGACAAGGTCTTTGTCCCTCTGGGTATGGAGAGAACGACGTTTGATCATGCCAGAGCGCTGGAGCTTGGGCTGGCAGAGAATTTCAGACCCGACGGCACAGCGGAGCCATTCCGTTGGTATACAGCATTGGCCGCCACGTCCTTGTTCACCACATCTGAAGACCTCGGCAAGTTTCTGATGGCGCAGGCTTCGGACGGGGCGAACCCGGTTCTCTCATCCTCGACCATGAACCTCCTGAATCAGCCTCACGCCTCTGAAATGGGTGCAGAAATATGGGGACTTGGCACGATGCTCTACGCGTCCAACAATGCGGGTGGACATATCATTGGCCATGACGGCAGCAACGAACCTGCCATCAACACAGCCGCGCGGCTGGACCCGGCTAGGGGAGATGGAATTGTCGTTCTCTCGACCGGCAATCCGATGCTTGCGACCGAATTGGCTGGCGAATGGGTGTTCTGGAAAACCGGTAACGTAGATAGCCTGACATTCGCGTCGCGGCTGCCGACAGCGCTAGCGGCGTTTGCTGGTGGAGTGCTCATCATCCTGACTGGCGCGGGCTTGAGTCTGTGGCTTCGTAAACGCCGTGTCTCACCGCGCCAAAAGGAAGGGTAGCCCCCGTGTCACAGAGTCAAGAAGGTCCCGATGAACACGTGTATCGACGGCAGTCCAAAGAGCGACTCATCGCCTTTCGCGACTTGGCACTGGTCGTGGCGATGATGGTTGCCGTTAAGCAATCATTGCTTCCCATCACCCAACTCTACGCGGGGCCCGCGTCAACGCTCAGCGCTATGATTTTGGCTACCATACTCCTTCGGCGTCGGGGGCGTAGTTGGGGCGATCTTGGCTTTCGCTGGCCCGAAAGCTGGATCAGGACGCTTGGCCTAACCGTATTGACCATGGCCTTCTTTTTGGTCTGCACACAACTTATGGTCCTGTTGGCGGACCAGTTCTTTGAAGACATCGGAACAAGCGATCGCTTCTCTCACATCGAGGGCGATTTGGTCGCCTATGTTCTGATCATGCTTTTGGTGTGGACGCACGGATCGTTCTTCGAAGAGCTTTTGTTTCGGGCTTTTATCATAAGCAACGCAAGTGAAAGTCTGGGTGGCGGTCTGCGTGGGGATATTATCGCCCTGCTCATTTCGTCTGCCTTCTTCGGCTATCGGCACGCCTACTATCAAGGGTGGCATGGCGCACTTGTTACCGGTGCGGGAGGGTTTGCCTTTGGCGTGTTCTACCTGTGGTTTGGAAAGCGTAATATCATGCCGCTGATCTTGGCACATGGCACGTTCAATACCCTAGGCCAGACGTTCCGATATCTCGGCATAGAGGACTAAACGCTCAATTGGCGCGAGATGCCAAAAGTCTGGCGGGGTACGGCAAGCGCCCCGCTCTCGGTGAGCCTACTCGTAAGGGACTAAGTCGAACGGAGAATTGAAAATGCAGCGCCAAGCATCAACCTCGATTGAGCCAACTGTCGATCATAGCCAGCACGTGCCGGATTCCACTCTTGCCCCAATTGCAGGCAAGCCCCTTTCAATCCGGTCTGGCTTTGAAGCGCTCAGTTTCAAGCACGCCATGTTTGGAGGTCTGATGGACCCGCTGGTGATGGTCGATCACTACACCATGACCGAGCCAACATTCGGCGCGCATCCCCATGCTGGAATGTCAGCGGTCACCGTCCTGTTCGAGGACAGCAAAGGCGCCTTCAACAACCGGGATTCGCTTGGCAACGACATCGATCTGATGCCAGGCGATCTTTACTGGCTTAAGGCTGGCAGCGGAGCCGTCCATGACGAAAAGCCGGTTTCTGGTGCTACCGCTCACGGCCTGCAAATGTTTGTAAATTTGCCTGCTCGCATGAAGCGCGACGCACCGCATGCACTGCATGTCAAAGCTAGCGATATGCCAATGATCGAAAGCGAGGGGGCAAAGGTCCGTCTTGTCTTGGGCGAAAGTAACAATGTTCGTGGCGCCAGTTCCCCAGCATTGCCGATGACCATCCTCGATGTGAAGATCGATGCGGGCAGTCACATTGAGCACGATGTTGCCCACGGCCACTCGCAATGGATCTACACAGTCCGTGGACGCTGTGAGGCTGTTTTCGGGACTGATCGTGTCACGATCACTGAGGGACATGCGTTGGCGATCGCGGCGTCGCGAAAGGCCGAGAAACTGAATGTCCGAGCGAATGTGGATAGCCATGTGGTCATCGTGACGGGTGAGCCAATTGTGGAAAGCTTCTTCCAGCGCGGCCCATTCGTGATGAGCACTCAGGCCGAGATTGCAGAAGTCGAAGCGGCCTATCGTTCTGGGCGTTTGGGGCGACTTGATGACTAATCGATAGGTTGGCTTAGAGCTTTCGCTCGACCGACACGACGTTACGTCCGATAGTGGGTCGTTAGCGGAATGTCGGCTTTCCCGGTCATGGCATCCTGAAGCGGACTGACTGCTTACGGCCCAGTTTCAGTCGTTTCGGGCTGCCAGGTTCAGCAGCACATGGGTCTCTCGCCTGATGCAAATTCAAAATTGGGAAGGATAGCCATACCGGAGCATTCTGGATTCGATTCGCGCAAATTTCGGCAACGTTGGCGCGGAAATCCGTCGCTGTCGCTGCAGATTCGAGCGCGTCAGCCGCAAAATCGTGTCGAAAGAAGAAAATTCTCAGAACCAGGGGCCACGGAGCTGCTTGTCCGTTGAGGTCTCGGACCGTCCATAGACGGTTCAATTCGTGCAAATCATTGAAGATTTACCCGAAATCCAACTCGAACTGACCCTTGCGTTGCGCCAAAAAGTTCTCATTATGTTCCGTAGAGGGGCTGCCAATGTCAAAGTGAGAATGCCCTATGTCCAATACCGAACGCATCATTCGCTTGAAGACCGTGCTCGACCGCACCGGCCTTTCCCGCTCCACAATCTATCGCAAGATCGCTGAAGGCACTTTTCCGTCTCAGGTGAAGATAAGTGTGCATGGCGCGGGTTGGCATGAGTCAGCTATCAATCGCTGGATTGCCGATCCCGCTCACTATCGTGAAGAGGAACCGGCGGAATGAGCGGCCATCAACTTGTCGAGCCGATCTGTGTCAGGGTCAATGACGCTGCGCGCATGATCGGTGTCGGACGCACAAAGCTCTACGAGCTGATTTCCAGTGGCGAACTCGAAACGGTCAAGATCGGCAAGGCAACGCGAATTATGACAGCCAGTTTGCATAAGCTGGTTGAGCGGTGTCGGGCGTCGAATTGACCAGGCTGCTAACTCGCAATTGGACAGCGTCAGACCGTGCCATTATGTTGCGTACTGGCGCGCTACGAACCGCCCATTTATTCAGCTTTTCGGCCAAAACGCTGAACCGAACCACCGTTAAATGAACGAAAATGTGGGGGAGAGTGTGGGGGAAGGTCTGTCCTTGGTCCAAGAACAGGATTGATATCAAAGCGTTATTTTTCCGGTTCGAATCAAGCCCTGCCACCATTGCCCTTCGATACTTGCTCGAGGCGATCAATACCTTAGTTTTGTCGAGTGAACTTTCGGCAAACACTCTTGGCCCTGCGCAGTTTTGCCGCTGCGCGTTGGCGGGCACGAAGGTTTCGCACCAGGTCTGATATCGAGAGATATCAGGCGCAAAGGCTTGCACAGCTTCAGTTGCACCTCTCGGCGAACGTTCCATTTTATCAAGGCGGCCGGGTCTATCCATTCACCGATCTGCCAGTGATCGAGAAAGCCGACCTGCTCGAAAACTTCGCAGAGATGAACATCGCCGGCATTACGCTCGGCCAGGTCCGCTCGGCAATCGCGGAAGGCGAAGAACGCATTGGCGGACACATCGTGGGACAAAGCACGGGGACGAGCGGCAATCGAGGCTATTACCTTATCAGCGAGGACGAACGGTTTGTCTGGCTCGGCACTATTCTCGCTAAGACGCTACCCGATGCCCTGTGGCGGCGTCACCGTGTCGCCTTGGCTTTGCCTGGCCTTTCTTCACTATACCGGTCTGCGACCACTGGTAGCCGCATTGCGCTCGGCTTCTTCGATCTCGCCGAAGGAGTTGAAAGCTGGGTGGAAAGACTGGTGGAATTTCAGCCTGATACGATAGTCGCCCCGCCTAAGGTTCTTCGTTGGCTGGCGGAGAAGGGCAAGCTCAGCGCCGCCAACATCTTCAGCGGTGCCGAAGTGCTTGACCCACTTGATCGGAAAGTGATCCAAGATGCGACCGGTCGGACCGTGCGCCAGATATACATGGCGACCGAGGGACTTTTCGGCGTTTCTTGCCCCCACGGCACGCTCCACCTTGCAGAAGACGCGGTGCATTTCGAATGGGAGAAGGTATCGCCCGAAAGCCCGCTTCGTATCCCGATCGTCACCGATTTCACCCGTCGTGCACAGGCGCTTGTACGGTATCGAATGAACGACCTGCTCGAGCTGGATGAAGAGCCATGTACCTGTGGGTCGCCCCACCAGGCGGTGAAACGGATCGAAGGACGCTCCGACGACATTTTCGAGCTTCGGACGGGTAGGGGGACACGATTGGTAACGCCTGATGTAGTGCGGAATGCAATCGTCGATAGCGATTCCGCAATATCGGATTTCCGCGCTTATCAGACAGGGCCCAACGCGATTGAAGTCCGCCTTGAAGGGCAGCTTCCCGAGGCGTTGGACAAGGCCGTGCTAGGAAGTCTCGTGAATGCCCTTCAACGCCTCGGCGCGGCGCCTGACATCGCGATCGAGCGCGGCATTGAGCCCGTCTTCGACCGCAAGCTGCGCCGGGTCGAACGGCGCTGGAAGGGCGATTAGAGTTCCATCTCGATACGCTCGGTCCGATCCGGGCAATCCCTGCCATGGGCATGGGCCCAGATGGCCCGGGCAAGCACGTCGAG
The Erythrobacter sp. THAF29 DNA segment above includes these coding regions:
- a CDS encoding AraC family transcriptional regulator, which produces MSEITSLYVHKVLSHVGGGVETRDLLESMGVPTDGTIDPKLMVAADQFYDFFATLAQRDPDGITLPLRIGATMKSDEYGAFGLAWKSAPNLRGSFVRSARYGHVLGNAETYSLEQGNDGWFFSLDKAGNTGPGMLLSNEASMSSVMTICQEVASQPFQQLGVFFKHGARGDPAVYEKHFNCPVHFNSGRDALLVSDESLDVPNKLGDETIAQFFDQHLEAELAKHAEPESLDKRVRMVVAKMLSEGVPTLSTVAGSLGMSARTLQRRLSDQEKSFQGLVDQARRELSQQLLRETNYSLAEIAFLTGFAEQSGFTRAFKRWAGETPRSYRLESQTGR
- a CDS encoding conjugal transfer protein TraD, with product MRKPRDFDSELKALADKAKQLKERRVRDLGALVLATGADALDAETLAGALLGAAANTDKATGEGWRKRGAAFFQDKSRDTANRPRQQPEGTLPTGGGTA
- a CDS encoding DUF1772 domain-containing protein; the protein is MTYDWPLYFALFLALWSAIVGGNFSAFSEFIMSALKKTEPAGGIEAMQNINRDVIKTQFVAGILSIATFSAIFAVYSLFVFEGAALVTLILASLVFLASVFLVTMLGNVPMNDALARLDHDSLDARIYWEKYIRTWTLLNHARSFGSILTSGLYIIAAITLITSSQV
- a CDS encoding NAD(P)H-binding protein codes for the protein MATQTDNAPITLAIGGTGKTGKRVADRLIKKGHKVRIGSRSSFPSFDWDKEAGWDAALEGVSNIYITYSPDLAMPGAKDAISALVQRAKLKGVKRLVLLSGRGEQEAQDCEQIVARSGLEWTVVRASWFSQNFSEGAFIDMVLGGAITLPAGDTPEPFVDVDDIADVAVAALSEDGHNGEIYEVTGPRLITMADIAADLSAATGREIIFVDVPHDAFIEELTKSGAPEDVIWMLDYLFSTVLDGRNAHLTDGVERALGRSPKDFADYAHEVAATGVWATAA
- a CDS encoding conjugal transfer protein TraD, producing the protein MREWQVKRRERTKQLIELGGLVAKADLVELIDDDRAALYGALLTVAAKLRGPDRAQALVLFRRKGKRAFEAEQQGRVR
- a CDS encoding CPBP family intramembrane glutamic endopeptidase, producing MSQSQEGPDEHVYRRQSKERLIAFRDLALVVAMMVAVKQSLLPITQLYAGPASTLSAMILATILLRRRGRSWGDLGFRWPESWIRTLGLTVLTMAFFLVCTQLMVLLADQFFEDIGTSDRFSHIEGDLVAYVLIMLLVWTHGSFFEELLFRAFIISNASESLGGGLRGDIIALLISSAFFGYRHAYYQGWHGALVTGAGGFAFGVFYLWFGKRNIMPLILAHGTFNTLGQTFRYLGIED
- a CDS encoding pirin family protein; this encodes MQRQASTSIEPTVDHSQHVPDSTLAPIAGKPLSIRSGFEALSFKHAMFGGLMDPLVMVDHYTMTEPTFGAHPHAGMSAVTVLFEDSKGAFNNRDSLGNDIDLMPGDLYWLKAGSGAVHDEKPVSGATAHGLQMFVNLPARMKRDAPHALHVKASDMPMIESEGAKVRLVLGESNNVRGASSPALPMTILDVKIDAGSHIEHDVAHGHSQWIYTVRGRCEAVFGTDRVTITEGHALAIAASRKAEKLNVRANVDSHVVIVTGEPIVESFFQRGPFVMSTQAEIAEVEAAYRSGRLGRLDD
- a CDS encoding serine hydrolase, yielding MHIGAAIGCCTLWGAAVFAGLDQGWGDSALAESGDAIEFARAAQSIAEDKNIGNVSFVLIEGGETASEFHLSNGDAVDAQSVFQVASLGKWLTAWGVMALFEEGQLDLDAPVSDYLSRWTLPASEFDASGVTVRRLLSHTAGLSDGLGYDGFDAAQDRQSLEASLTKAVDASPGNDGRTLLGSEPGSGFAYSGGGYTLLQLLIEEVSGKSFAEYMDDKVFVPLGMERTTFDHARALELGLAENFRPDGTAEPFRWYTALAATSLFTTSEDLGKFLMAQASDGANPVLSSSTMNLLNQPHASEMGAEIWGLGTMLYASNNAGGHIIGHDGSNEPAINTAARLDPARGDGIVVLSTGNPMLATELAGEWVFWKTGNVDSLTFASRLPTALAAFAGGVLIILTGAGLSLWLRKRRVSPRQKEG
- a CDS encoding helix-turn-helix domain-containing protein codes for the protein MSGHQLVEPICVRVNDAARMIGVGRTKLYELISSGELETVKIGKATRIMTASLHKLVERCRASN
- a CDS encoding AlpA family transcriptional regulator, which codes for MSNTERIIRLKTVLDRTGLSRSTIYRKIAEGTFPSQVKISVHGAGWHESAINRWIADPAHYREEEPAE
- a CDS encoding tyrosine-type recombinase/integrase — protein: MTYSQFDPAAQGRVPWNFGAKIGPKRPFNQKQIWAIRFFLDREQRVRDRALFDLAIDSKLRGCDLVELKIGDLVSGPEIRTRATITQRKTGRPVQFEIAKDARESLFAWLELRGGDVEEFVFPSRVDHSRHLSTRQYARLVDEWVEAIGLRPEEYGTHSLRRTAASTIYKETGNIRAIQILLGHSKIENTVRYLGVDIEDALTLAEKTEI
- a CDS encoding CPBP family intramembrane glutamic endopeptidase, which codes for MSLTQLNDCSIQHPITLSAPHRFLCDCFARLPAEDCSRPVHLALQRTGLARDYVVSYPLLSEIDGRKRAWIGLVKIKSRRGFVLLPFQTLLALFAILATASALSLAGEALGLDFMKPDNSRAQDRFGDVAGNTRLYIFWLAIVWFAGPAEELYFRGFMIGKLREALGNSTWASALSVLISALIFGLGHVYYLGLRGLVTTGGIAVTLGVLYILHMRNIWPLMIAHAAANTLTFTVVYLQLQA